In a genomic window of Chaetodon trifascialis isolate fChaTrf1 chromosome 8, fChaTrf1.hap1, whole genome shotgun sequence:
- the selenok gene encoding selenoprotein K, whose amino-acid sequence MVYVSNGQVLDSRSQSPWRLSLLVDLFWGAVEFIGLFFKTLVHPNMTKNGNCVSSGFTDGRGPPGPPGGRRRMGRISHGGGPNAPPMGGGG is encoded by the exons ATGGTGTACGTGTCCAACG GTCAGGTCCTGGATAGCAGGAGTCAGTCACCATGGCGACTGTCCTTACTGGTCGATCTCTTCTGGGGGGCAGTGGAGTTTATCGGCCTGTT TTTTAAGACATTGGTTCACCCTAACATGACAAAGAATGGAAACTGTGTTTCGTCAGGCTTCACAGATGGCAGAGG TCCTCCAGGTCCCCCTGGTGGGAGGAGACGAATGGGAAGAATTTCTCACGGTGGAGGTCCCAATGCTCCACCAatgggtggaggaggatga
- the actr8 gene encoding actin-related protein 8 produces the protein MTQAEKEQDNGKEKEKERDKEKDKEQQRGVKRPIAPPTIPDPLQEQIQSNFVVVIHPGSRTLRIGRATDTLPVTIPHVIARRHKQSGQPRYEDAWLLREGLNKAESNEQRQNGLKMVDQAIWSKKMSNGVRRTPVSAEQARAYNCQIRPAVLDSSSRVKWTSTTHHPPHLVGEEALYVNPSDCYNIHWPLVRGQLNIHAGPGGSLTAVLADLETIWSHVIQKQLDIPLKDLKYYRCILLVPDIYNRQHIKEIVNMLLLNMGFSAIIVHQESVCATFGSGLSSACVVDVGDQKTSLCCVEDGVSHRNSRLSLAYGGSDVTRTFFWLLQRAGFPYRECQLSTRLDCQLLQHLKETFCHLDQDISGLQDHEFQTRFPEAPALLYQVRLGDEKLEAPMGLFYPTTFGIVGQKMTSLQYRSQGDSEDPHDEHYLLTTQSKQDQSSKSAADRKAVSRPGGGLDGEMSSQGGVVELSDPPRGCGSGSGAGAMKGETELGPSQGECLMGAGEVEEPLSAHLSRKTAIMSQFESKALGLDKAILHSIDCCASDETKRKMYSSILVVGGGLMFHGAQEFLLHRIINKMPPSFRRLVDNVEVITRPKDMDPRLISWKGGAVLACLDTTQEMWIHQREWQRFGVRMLRERAAFVW, from the exons ATGACCCAGGCTGAAAAAGAGCAGGACAAcgggaaggagaaagaaaaggaacgagacaaggagaaagataaagagCAACAGCGCGGGGTGAAGCGACCCATCGCTCCTCCGACCATCCCGGACCCCCTtcaggag CAAATACAGAGCAATTTTGTGGTTGTCATCCACCCTGGATCAAGGACGCTCCGCATTGGCCGAGCAACAGACACTCTTCCGGTGACAATCCCACATGTGATAGCACGCAGACACAAGCAAAGTGGACAGCCCAGATATGAAGACGCCTGGCTGTTGAGAGAAGGTCTAAAT aaagcagagagtaATGAGCAGAGGCAGAATGGGCTTAAAATGGTCGACCAGGCCATCTGGTCCAAGAAGATGTCAAACGGAGTGCGGAGGACACCCGTGTCCGCTGAGCAG gcCAGAGCCTATAACTGTCAGATCCGCCCAGCAGTGCTAGACAGCAGCTCCAGGGTGAAGTGGACCAGCACCACCCACCATCCTCCTCATCTGGTGGGAGAGGAG GCTCTCTATGTTAATCCATCCGACTGTTACAACATCCACTGGCCTTTAGTGAGAGGTCAGCTCAACATACATGCCGGTCCCGGGGGCTCACTGACTGCTGTCCTGGCTGACCTGGAGACGATCTGGAGCCATGTCATTCAAAAGCAACTGGATATCCCCCTCAAAGACCTCAAG TATTACAGATGCATCCTATTGGTTCCCGACATCTACAACAGGCAGCACATCAAAGAAATTGTCAACATGCTGCTGCTTAATATGGGCTTCTCAG CGATCATTGTGCACCAGGAGTCTGTGTGTGCTACGTTTGGCAGTGGGTTGAGCAGTGCTTGTGTCGTGGATGTTGGAGACCAGAAGACCAGTCTTTGCTGTGTAGAGGACGGAGTGTCCCACCGGAACTCCAG GCTGTCTTTGGCCTACGGTGGCTCAGATGTGACCCGTACTTTCTTCTGGCTCCTGCAGAGGGCGGGCTTTCCCTACAGAGAGTGTCAGCTGTCCACCCGACTggactgtcagctgctgcagcatctgaaAGAGACCTTCTGCCATCTAGATCAA GACATATCAGGACTACAAGATCATGAATTCCAGACACGTTTCCCAGAAGCCCCAGCTCTTCTCTACCAGGTTCGACTGGGAGATGAGAAATTAGAG GCGCCCATGGGTCTTTTCTACCCAACCACATTTGGCATTGTAGGTCAGAAGATGACATCACTTCAGTACCGTTCTCAAGGTGACTCGGAGGATCCTCATGATGAACACTACCTGCTGAccacacagagcaaacaggaCCAG TCGTCCAAatcagctgcagacaggaaagCTGTTTCCAGACCAGGTGGTGGTCTGGATGGTGAGATGAGCAGCCAGGGAGGGGTGGTGGAGCTCTCAGACCCGCCCAGGGGCTGTGGGAGTGGCAGCGGTGCAGGAGCAATGAAGGGGGAGACAGAGCTTGGGCCTTCACAGGGGGAGTGCCTGATGGGTgcaggagaggtggaggagcccctgtctgctcacctgtcaaGGAAGACCGCTATCATGAGCCAGTTTGAGAGCAAAGCACTGGGCCTGGATAAGGCCATCCTGCACAGCATCGACTGCTGTG CATCAGACGAAACCAAACGCAAGATGTACAGCTCCATCCTGGTGGTGGGAGGAGGACTCATGTTTCATGGTGCTCAGGAGTTTCTGCTTCACCGTATCATCAACAAGATGCCGCCCTCATTCAGAAGGCTGGTCGACAACGTGGAAGTTATCACAAGGCCAAAG GACATGGACCCTCGGCTGATATCGTGGAAGGGTGGAGCAGTGCTGGCCTGTCTGGACACCACTCAGGAGATGTGGATCCACCAGAGGGAGTGGCAGCGCTTTGGTGTCCGAATGCTCCGTGAGAGAGCGGCCTTCGTCTGGTGA